One Sphingobium sp. CAP-1 genomic region harbors:
- a CDS encoding DUF1624 domain-containing protein, translated as MNSIAGQAPIIGLKASASSMDAAKARTRLIAIDALRGLVMLFMLVDHVRETWFLHLQVSDPVDANTTDPGLFFTRLLSTFCAPTFVALTGLSAWLYGQSHTKAQVSEFLFKRGLFLIVLEFTVVGYAWPTQAPAFPPTAIWLQVIWAIGISMIALAALLHLPRPAQFAVGLAIVCLHNLLDPIRLTADQPGYAIWAILHQRSLIEVGGIAVKTTYPILPWIGVILLGYACGPWFARGSDPAPRIRRLTMLGLGLIIGFVVIRYLNVYGDKPWFVAETPLRTVMSFLALTKYPPSLLFLMPTIGTGCLLLALFERFEGSKAMPHLALLGGAPMFYYVLHLYVLKIIYNVALLLYGPTKGTVFGVDHLRWVWIWVFILIPVLYFPTRWFAQLKQRRKDIWWLKYL; from the coding sequence ATGAACAGTATCGCGGGCCAGGCGCCCATCATCGGCCTGAAGGCCTCTGCTTCCTCGATGGACGCGGCGAAGGCGCGGACGCGGCTGATCGCCATCGATGCGCTGCGCGGCCTTGTCATGCTGTTCATGCTGGTCGACCATGTGCGCGAAACCTGGTTCCTGCATTTGCAGGTGAGCGACCCGGTCGACGCCAACACGACCGATCCCGGCCTGTTCTTCACCCGCCTGCTCTCAACCTTCTGCGCGCCGACTTTCGTGGCGCTGACCGGCCTGTCGGCCTGGCTCTATGGCCAGTCGCACACAAAAGCGCAGGTATCGGAATTTCTGTTCAAGCGCGGCCTGTTCCTGATCGTGCTGGAATTTACCGTGGTCGGCTATGCCTGGCCGACACAGGCGCCCGCTTTCCCGCCGACGGCGATCTGGTTGCAGGTGATCTGGGCGATCGGGATCAGCATGATCGCGCTCGCCGCGCTGCTGCACCTGCCGCGCCCGGCGCAGTTTGCGGTCGGGCTGGCGATTGTCTGCCTGCACAATCTGCTCGACCCGATCCGGCTCACCGCCGACCAGCCAGGCTATGCGATCTGGGCCATCCTGCATCAGCGGTCGCTGATCGAAGTCGGCGGCATCGCGGTCAAGACCACCTATCCGATCCTGCCATGGATCGGCGTGATCCTGCTCGGCTATGCCTGCGGGCCGTGGTTCGCGCGCGGCAGCGATCCCGCGCCGCGCATCCGGCGACTGACCATGCTGGGCCTTGGCCTGATCATCGGCTTTGTCGTCATCCGCTATCTCAATGTCTATGGCGACAAGCCCTGGTTCGTGGCGGAAACGCCGCTGCGCACAGTGATGAGCTTTCTGGCGCTGACCAAATATCCGCCGTCGCTGCTGTTCCTGATGCCGACCATCGGCACCGGCTGCCTGCTGCTCGCCCTGTTCGAGCGGTTCGAAGGCAGCAAGGCGATGCCGCATCTGGCGCTGCTGGGTGGGGCGCCGATGTTCTATTATGTGCTGCACCTCTATGTGCTGAAGATCATCTACAATGTCGCGCTGCTGCTCTACGGACCAACCAAGGGCACGGTGTTCGGCGTCGATCATCTGCGCTGGGTGTGGATCTGGGTCTTTATCCTGATCCCCGTTCTCTATTTCCCCACCCGCTGGTTCGCGCAGCTCAAGCAGCGCCGCAAGGACATATGGTGGCTTAAATATCTCTGA
- a CDS encoding TonB-dependent siderophore receptor, whose amino-acid sequence MRTSSALRLAFIASTAAIALSSAARAQEPAANSTDGEIVVTGLKRQYFGDTPVKEIPQAVQFLEGKLLDDLNITRLDTALELASGVSKQNNFGGLWDSFAIRGFAGDENFPSGFLVNGFNGGRGYGGPRDASNVERIEVLKGPNSALFGRGEPGGTINIVTKKPTFKEGGSFAVSAGSWETYRVEGDYNLPLSDSVAVRINGSAEDAESFRDTVETRKYTLTPSFLAKLSEKDIFTYEMEVVHQEVPFERGVVAIPTINTNGTISYNLGAIPNSRFLGNPNDGPTKVNVFGHQAQYQHDFSDDWTLMLGAGYKDTTFKGFSSDPELVFNKTNPLLGRQRLYADGTTLSRQRRYRDYSTTHMVFRGEISGKLETGSIVHNIRIGADWDKFKIKTFQTRYRPSAADQSYAIDIFDPDYDIVAPTPTTVIQNATEIQEAWGVYAQDQIEITEQFKVRFGGRYDDFSQDIDLRVNGTNPRASYTKFSPMAGLVFEPTRSLSFYASYGKGFRPNSGVGFDGQPFAPETSKSYEVGAKFVTTDGRLTSTLSLYKMKKDNVLTTDPANAGFSKPVGAADSQGVEFDVNAKLPAGFELFLTYAYTDAGWATNALDPNFAAPIRKGDPLINIPKHQGNALLFKNFSIGEHEAMLGAGVTHVGRRLGETATTFFLPSYTIAKVMGSFNITEQIKISADVNNLFNKKYYASSYAALWVQPGTPRQYSVRASFTF is encoded by the coding sequence ATGCGCACTTCATCCGCCCTACGCCTGGCTTTCATCGCCAGCACCGCCGCCATCGCCCTTTCCTCCGCCGCACGGGCGCAGGAGCCGGCCGCCAACAGCACCGATGGCGAAATCGTCGTCACCGGCCTGAAACGCCAATATTTCGGCGATACGCCGGTCAAGGAAATCCCGCAGGCGGTCCAGTTTCTGGAAGGCAAGCTGCTCGACGACCTGAACATCACCCGGCTCGACACCGCGCTGGAACTGGCCAGCGGCGTGTCGAAGCAGAATAATTTCGGCGGCCTGTGGGACAGTTTCGCCATTCGCGGCTTTGCCGGCGATGAGAATTTCCCCAGCGGCTTCCTGGTCAACGGCTTCAATGGCGGCCGTGGCTATGGCGGCCCGCGCGACGCATCGAACGTCGAGCGGATCGAAGTGCTGAAAGGGCCGAACAGCGCGCTCTTCGGGCGCGGCGAGCCGGGCGGCACGATCAACATCGTCACCAAGAAGCCGACCTTCAAGGAAGGCGGCAGCTTCGCCGTGTCGGCCGGCAGCTGGGAAACCTATCGCGTCGAGGGCGACTATAATCTGCCGCTGAGCGACAGCGTCGCGGTGCGCATCAACGGCTCCGCCGAGGATGCCGAAAGCTTCCGCGACACGGTGGAAACGCGCAAATATACGCTGACCCCGTCCTTCCTGGCGAAGCTGTCCGAGAAGGATATCTTCACCTATGAAATGGAAGTCGTGCATCAGGAAGTGCCGTTCGAACGGGGCGTGGTGGCGATTCCGACAATCAATACCAACGGCACGATCAGCTATAATTTGGGCGCGATCCCCAATAGTCGCTTCCTGGGCAATCCCAATGACGGCCCGACCAAGGTGAATGTGTTCGGCCATCAGGCGCAATATCAGCATGATTTCAGCGACGACTGGACGCTGATGCTGGGCGCGGGTTACAAGGACACGACGTTCAAGGGCTTTTCGAGCGATCCTGAGTTGGTCTTTAACAAGACCAATCCGCTGCTGGGCCGTCAGCGCCTCTATGCCGACGGCACGACCCTGTCGCGCCAGCGTCGCTATCGCGACTATAGCACCACCCATATGGTGTTCCGTGGCGAAATCAGCGGCAAACTGGAAACCGGATCGATCGTCCACAATATCCGCATCGGCGCGGATTGGGACAAGTTCAAGATCAAGACGTTCCAGACCCGTTATCGTCCCAGCGCGGCGGACCAGAGCTATGCGATCGACATTTTCGATCCCGACTATGATATCGTCGCGCCGACGCCCACCACCGTTATCCAGAATGCGACCGAAATCCAGGAAGCCTGGGGTGTCTATGCCCAAGACCAGATCGAGATCACCGAACAGTTCAAGGTCCGGTTCGGTGGCCGCTATGACGATTTCAGCCAGGACATCGACCTGCGTGTGAACGGCACCAACCCACGCGCATCCTACACCAAGTTCAGCCCGATGGCCGGTCTGGTGTTCGAACCGACCCGCAGCCTGTCCTTCTATGCCAGCTACGGCAAGGGCTTCCGCCCGAACAGCGGCGTCGGGTTCGATGGCCAGCCGTTCGCGCCGGAAACCAGCAAATCCTATGAAGTCGGCGCGAAGTTCGTGACCACCGATGGTCGCCTGACCAGCACCCTGTCCCTCTACAAGATGAAGAAGGACAATGTACTGACCACCGACCCGGCCAATGCAGGCTTCTCCAAGCCGGTTGGCGCAGCCGATAGCCAAGGCGTGGAATTCGACGTGAACGCCAAGCTGCCGGCCGGGTTCGAGCTGTTCCTGACCTATGCCTATACCGATGCCGGCTGGGCCACCAATGCGCTTGATCCCAATTTCGCTGCGCCAATCCGCAAGGGCGACCCGCTGATCAATATTCCCAAGCATCAGGGCAACGCCCTGCTGTTCAAGAATTTCTCGATCGGTGAGCATGAGGCGATGCTGGGTGCGGGCGTGACGCATGTGGGCCGCCGTCTGGGCGAAACCGCGACGACCTTCTTCCTGCCGAGCTACACCATCGCCAAGGTGATGGGGTCGTTCAACATCACCGAACAGATCAAGATTTCGGCCGATGTGAACAACCTGTTCAACAAGAAATATTACGCCAGTTCCTATGCCGCTTTGTGGGTCCAGCCGGGTACGCCGCGTCAATATTCAGTGCGGGCGAGCTTCACCTTCTAA
- a CDS encoding PepSY-associated TM helix domain-containing protein, translating to MTRPIWLRIHRVLGLTMAAFLLMQALTGALLLYRGPAARLIDPAGMTSAANGPVIAAGEAAARAARALPGYHVTRLFAPDIDGATWFAQLRDADGRAAYASVDPAGGAVLRAGGLFAFPVEAALQIHYRLMAGKAGMAVVALNALALLTMAVSGLCFWWPKRHFAKALTIRWTLKPRLVLRQAHRTAGVVAAAFLILLAGTGLLLIVPELTDGSAAARLVAAPATAIDQSLLLAQSAFPDAALRDLRIDGDRIIVNFAAPERNARAVHRAIVTLARPHIVSATRAQHNGALWMIVLPIHAGDAIGAIGPALLMLVALTLAALSISGPIMWWQAAAQRRRPARKALA from the coding sequence ATGACCCGGCCGATATGGCTCCGCATCCACCGCGTCCTTGGCCTGACCATGGCGGCTTTCCTGCTGATGCAGGCGCTGACCGGCGCGCTGCTGCTCTATCGTGGGCCGGCGGCGCGGCTGATCGATCCGGCCGGCATGACCAGCGCCGCGAACGGGCCGGTCATCGCCGCCGGTGAAGCAGCGGCGCGGGCCGCCCGCGCCCTGCCCGGCTATCATGTCACCCGCCTGTTCGCGCCCGACATAGACGGCGCGACCTGGTTTGCGCAATTGCGCGACGCCGACGGTCGGGCCGCCTATGCCTCGGTCGATCCGGCCGGCGGCGCGGTGTTGCGCGCGGGCGGCCTGTTCGCTTTCCCGGTCGAAGCGGCGTTGCAGATTCATTATCGGTTGATGGCGGGCAAGGCGGGCATGGCGGTGGTCGCGCTCAACGCGCTGGCGCTGCTGACGATGGCGGTGAGCGGCCTGTGTTTCTGGTGGCCCAAACGCCATTTCGCCAAGGCGCTGACGATCCGCTGGACGCTCAAGCCCCGGCTGGTGCTGCGGCAGGCGCATCGCACCGCCGGCGTGGTGGCGGCGGCCTTTCTGATCCTGCTGGCCGGCACCGGATTGCTGCTGATCGTCCCCGAACTGACGGATGGCAGCGCGGCGGCCCGCCTTGTCGCCGCGCCCGCCACCGCGATCGATCAAAGCCTGCTATTGGCGCAGAGCGCCTTTCCCGACGCCGCCTTACGCGACCTGCGGATCGATGGCGACCGGATCATCGTCAATTTCGCCGCGCCGGAGCGCAACGCGCGCGCCGTCCATCGCGCCATCGTCACCCTCGCCCGGCCGCATATCGTCAGCGCGACCCGCGCGCAGCATAATGGCGCGCTGTGGATGATCGTGCTGCCGATCCATGCCGGCGACGCAATCGGCGCGATTGGCCCGGCGCTACTGATGCTGGTCGCGCTGACGCTGGCGGCGCTTTCTATTTCCGGCCCGATCATGTGGTGGCAGGCTGCCGCCCAGCGTCGCCGCCCCGCCCGAAAGGCACTTGCATGA
- a CDS encoding 2-hydroxyacid dehydrogenase, protein MTLLYTSDPARGRIWRAIFAAEAADIEFVDPSQPYDPATIRYLAAWAPSAELIASLPRLEILFSIGAGIDQFDMSALPPHVRVVRMIEPGIAAGMVEYVTMAVLALHRNLIDYREAQKEARWAPIKLVPAGERRIGVMGLGNLGQAVLGALAPFGFALSGWSRSPRSIAGVTCHAGEAALPDFLAGCDILICLLPLTEETRGILCRQTLSQLPHGAALVNVGRGGHLVEQDLLSLLDEQHLSGAMLDVTDPEPLPADHPFWAHPRIIITPHIASMTRADSAARALIANIRRYEAGEPLDGEVARNRGY, encoded by the coding sequence ATGACTTTGCTCTACACGTCCGATCCGGCGCGCGGCCGCATCTGGCGCGCAATTTTCGCGGCCGAAGCCGCCGATATCGAATTTGTCGATCCTTCCCAGCCGTATGACCCGGCGACGATCCGCTATCTCGCCGCCTGGGCGCCATCGGCTGAACTGATCGCCAGCCTGCCCAGGCTGGAAATCCTCTTTTCGATCGGCGCTGGGATCGACCAGTTCGATATGAGCGCCCTGCCGCCGCATGTCCGCGTGGTCCGCATGATCGAGCCGGGCATCGCGGCGGGGATGGTGGAATATGTGACGATGGCGGTGCTGGCGCTGCACCGGAACCTGATCGACTATCGCGAGGCGCAGAAAGAGGCGCGCTGGGCGCCGATCAAGCTGGTGCCGGCGGGCGAGCGGCGGATCGGCGTGATGGGCCTGGGCAATCTGGGGCAGGCGGTGCTGGGCGCGCTCGCCCCGTTTGGCTTTGCGCTGTCGGGATGGAGCCGTTCGCCGCGCAGCATCGCGGGCGTGACCTGCCATGCCGGCGAGGCGGCATTGCCCGATTTCCTGGCGGGCTGCGATATCCTCATCTGCCTCCTGCCGCTGACCGAGGAGACGCGCGGCATTTTGTGCCGGCAAACCCTGTCGCAACTGCCGCATGGCGCGGCTCTCGTCAATGTCGGGCGGGGTGGGCATCTGGTGGAGCAGGATCTGCTGTCCCTGCTCGATGAACAGCATCTGTCGGGCGCGATGCTGGACGTGACCGACCCCGAACCGCTGCCCGCCGATCACCCTTTCTGGGCGCATCCGCGCATCATCATCACCCCCCATATCGCCAGCATGACCCGCGCGGACAGCGCCGCGCGCGCGCTGATCGCCAATATCCGCCGCTATGAGGCGGGCGAACCGCTGGACGGCGAAGTCGCCCGCAACCGGGGCTATTGA
- a CDS encoding haloacid dehalogenase type II: MPNFRPKYISFDCYGTLTRFRMTEMATAFMADRIAAENLPAFCKDWSAYRFDQVMGPWEPYQEIIRNSLRRTCQKWGVAYNEADADAVYAAVPTWGPHDDVAGGLSKIGDKIPLVILSNAMNDQIHHNVAMLGAPFHAVYTAQMAQAYKPRMQAFEYMFDQLGAKPEEMMHVSSSFRYDQNTATDLHFGCRVFVGRGHEPSNAFYRDVEIPHIGALPAVVGL, encoded by the coding sequence ATGCCCAATTTCCGGCCCAAATATATCAGCTTCGACTGCTATGGCACGCTGACCCGTTTCCGCATGACCGAGATGGCGACCGCCTTCATGGCCGATCGCATCGCGGCGGAAAATCTGCCCGCCTTCTGCAAGGACTGGAGCGCCTATCGCTTCGATCAGGTGATGGGTCCGTGGGAACCCTATCAGGAGATCATCCGCAACTCGCTGCGCCGCACCTGCCAGAAATGGGGCGTCGCCTATAATGAGGCGGACGCCGACGCGGTCTATGCCGCCGTGCCGACATGGGGTCCGCATGACGATGTCGCTGGCGGCCTGAGCAAGATCGGCGACAAGATCCCGCTCGTCATCCTGTCCAACGCGATGAACGACCAGATCCATCATAATGTCGCGATGCTGGGCGCGCCCTTCCACGCGGTCTATACTGCGCAGATGGCGCAGGCCTACAAGCCCCGGATGCAGGCGTTCGAATATATGTTCGACCAGCTCGGCGCGAAGCCCGAAGAGATGATGCACGTGTCGTCCAGCTTCCGCTATGACCAGAATACCGCCACCGACCTGCATTTCGGCTGTCGCGTGTTCGTGGGTCGCGGGCATGAGCCGTCCAACGCCTTCTATCGCGACGTGGAAATCCCCCATATCGGCGCGCTGCCGGCGGTGGTGGGGCTGTAA
- a CDS encoding NAD(P)/FAD-dependent oxidoreductase, which translates to MTAPSLSYWLASAPAFTGGRQGGVEGKVDVAIIGGGFTGLSAALTLAQQGASVTLLEQGRVAGEASGRNGGQCNNGTAHDYGALSARFGKDIAKAYYRVHCDAVDMVERIVTAEGIDCAFRRCGRVKLAAKPAHYDKLVRAHDLLRAEVDDNVRLVPPERIRDEVGSDAFHGALIQTTSAQLHPARFGVGLAEAAARAGAQIFEQAEVTGMDKVAGGWKVTTPRGQVTASQILVATGGAPAAAPFGFFRRRIVSVGSFIIATDPLDDALIDRLLPGRRNYVTSKNIGNYFRLAPDNRLIFGGRARFAISDPRSDEKSGRILEQVMGEMFPALKGVGISHVWGGMVDLTADRLPRAGEQDGIFYSMGYSGHGVQMATYMGQAMARVMQGDAAANPWRDLDWPSVPGHFGKPWFLPLVGLWYKWQDLIH; encoded by the coding sequence ATGACGGCTCCCTCCCTCTCCTACTGGCTGGCCAGCGCCCCCGCCTTCACCGGCGGGCGCCAGGGCGGCGTCGAGGGCAAGGTGGACGTTGCCATCATCGGCGGCGGCTTCACCGGGCTGTCGGCGGCGCTGACGCTGGCGCAGCAAGGCGCTTCAGTAACACTGCTGGAACAGGGACGGGTGGCTGGCGAGGCTTCGGGACGCAATGGGGGTCAGTGCAATAATGGCACGGCCCATGATTATGGCGCATTGTCCGCGCGGTTCGGCAAGGACATCGCCAAAGCCTATTATCGCGTCCATTGCGATGCGGTGGATATGGTCGAACGGATCGTGACGGCGGAGGGCATCGACTGCGCCTTTCGCCGCTGCGGCCGGGTGAAGCTGGCGGCGAAACCCGCCCATTATGACAAGCTGGTCCGCGCGCATGACCTGCTGCGCGCGGAGGTGGACGACAATGTCCGGCTGGTGCCGCCGGAGCGTATCCGCGACGAAGTCGGATCGGACGCCTTTCATGGCGCACTCATTCAGACGACCAGCGCGCAGTTGCACCCCGCACGCTTCGGCGTCGGTCTGGCCGAAGCGGCGGCGCGGGCGGGTGCGCAGATTTTCGAGCAGGCCGAAGTGACCGGCATGGACAAGGTGGCCGGCGGCTGGAAAGTGACGACGCCCAGGGGGCAGGTGACGGCCAGCCAGATATTGGTCGCGACCGGCGGCGCGCCGGCGGCCGCGCCCTTCGGCTTCTTCCGGCGGCGGATCGTGTCGGTCGGCAGCTTCATCATCGCCACCGATCCGCTGGACGATGCGCTGATCGACAGGCTGCTGCCGGGCCGGCGCAATTATGTGACCAGCAAGAATATCGGCAATTATTTCCGCCTCGCCCCCGACAATCGCCTGATCTTCGGCGGGCGGGCGCGTTTCGCGATCAGCGATCCGCGATCCGACGAGAAAAGCGGGCGCATATTGGAGCAGGTGATGGGCGAGATGTTCCCGGCGCTGAAGGGCGTGGGCATTTCCCATGTCTGGGGCGGGATGGTCGACCTGACCGCCGACCGGCTGCCGCGCGCGGGCGAGCAGGACGGGATTTTCTATTCGATGGGCTATAGCGGCCATGGCGTGCAGATGGCGACCTATATGGGGCAGGCCATGGCGCGGGTGATGCAGGGCGACGCAGCCGCCAATCCGTGGCGCGATCTCGATTGGCCGAGCGTGCCGGGGCATTTCGGCAAGCCCTGGTTCCTGCCGCTGGTCGGCCTGTGGTATAAATGGCAGGATCTGATCCATTGA
- a CDS encoding ABC transporter substrate-binding protein yields the protein MTDIFSPLSRRGLIGAGLGVGAGLLLPDGALAASTPRRGGRIRVASLSSSTADTLDPAKGALSTDYVRHYMLYNGLTEMGGDLIARPALAERIVSNDQTTWHVRLRKGVTFHDGATLTAQDVVWSLMRHKDPAVGSKLATIAEQFAEVRAAGKQDVVIRLIGPNADLPAILAQSHFLILRAGTKDFRTANGTGPYRLAQFRPGVRTLVRRNPNYWKSGKAWLDEIELIGIPDEVSRVNALLSGDVHLVIAVNPRSTKRIMASRGHGLLETPSSLYTNLIMRQDQLPTGNPHFVAAMKYLIDRPLIKRALYRGYATIANDQPIPPFHPYYRADLPQTSLDLDKARWHLQRAGLTGVRLPVYASPAADGSVDMASIMQEYGSRVGLNLAVNRVPADGYWSTHWMKHPLGFGNTNPRPTADLLFSLFYKSDAAWNESGWKNPRFDRLLLEARGEADQGRRKQLYGEMQGLVRAHCGVGIPVFISLIDGYDRRLKGLRPVSLGGLMGYQFAEHVWWEG from the coding sequence TTGACCGACATATTTAGTCCCCTTTCGCGGCGCGGGCTGATCGGCGCGGGGCTGGGTGTCGGCGCGGGACTGCTGCTGCCCGATGGCGCGCTGGCCGCCAGCACGCCGCGCCGGGGCGGACGCATCCGTGTCGCCAGCCTGTCCAGCTCGACTGCCGACACGCTCGATCCGGCCAAGGGCGCGCTGTCGACCGACTATGTGCGCCATTATATGCTCTATAATGGCCTGACCGAGATGGGCGGCGACCTGATCGCCCGGCCCGCGCTGGCCGAGCGGATCGTCAGCAACGACCAGACAACATGGCATGTGCGGCTACGCAAGGGCGTAACTTTCCACGATGGCGCGACCCTGACCGCGCAGGATGTGGTCTGGTCGCTGATGCGGCATAAAGACCCGGCGGTCGGATCGAAGCTGGCCACCATCGCCGAGCAATTCGCCGAAGTGCGGGCGGCAGGCAAGCAGGATGTCGTCATCCGTCTGATCGGTCCCAATGCTGACCTGCCCGCCATTCTCGCCCAGTCGCACTTTTTGATCCTGCGCGCCGGCACGAAGGATTTCCGCACCGCCAACGGCACCGGCCCCTACAGGCTCGCGCAATTCCGGCCGGGCGTGCGAACATTGGTGCGGCGCAACCCCAATTACTGGAAATCGGGCAAGGCCTGGCTGGACGAGATCGAGCTGATCGGCATTCCCGACGAGGTGAGCCGGGTCAATGCGCTGTTGTCGGGCGACGTGCATCTGGTGATCGCGGTCAATCCGCGCTCCACCAAGCGGATCATGGCGTCGCGCGGCCATGGGCTGCTGGAAACGCCGTCCAGCCTCTACACCAACCTCATCATGCGGCAGGACCAGTTGCCGACCGGCAATCCCCATTTCGTCGCGGCGATGAAATATCTGATCGACCGGCCGCTGATCAAGCGCGCACTCTATCGCGGCTATGCGACCATCGCCAACGACCAGCCGATCCCGCCCTTCCACCCCTATTATCGCGCCGACCTGCCGCAGACGAGCCTCGATCTGGACAAGGCGCGCTGGCATTTGCAGCGCGCCGGCCTGACCGGGGTGCGGCTGCCCGTCTACGCCTCACCAGCAGCAGACGGGTCGGTCGATATGGCGTCGATCATGCAGGAATATGGATCGCGCGTGGGCCTGAATCTGGCGGTCAATCGCGTGCCGGCGGACGGTTACTGGTCGACCCACTGGATGAAGCATCCGCTGGGTTTCGGCAATACCAACCCGCGCCCGACCGCCGACCTGCTGTTCAGCCTGTTCTACAAGTCCGATGCGGCCTGGAATGAAAGCGGATGGAAGAATCCGCGGTTCGACCGGCTTTTGCTGGAGGCGCGGGGCGAGGCCGATCAGGGACGGCGCAAGCAGCTTTATGGCGAGATGCAGGGGCTGGTCCGCGCGCATTGCGGGGTCGGCATTCCGGTCTTTATCAGCCTGATCGATGGCTATGACCGGCGGCTGAAAGGCTTGCGTCCGGTGTCGCTGGGCGGGCTGATGGGATATCAGTTCGCCGAACATGTATGGTGGGAAGGCTGA